One Prunus dulcis chromosome 8, ALMONDv2, whole genome shotgun sequence DNA window includes the following coding sequences:
- the LOC117638805 gene encoding uncharacterized protein LOC117638805 isoform X5 produces the protein MGWNHPHISLEQLLNLIKGFVDILLLLSGYQSSGRLAQWDSNNIKKAFQWGLFFEKVLGSFGCSDDYGGSMEELDAALSEMTSAASLPKGLAHLSSANLTTARHFVLDHLIHTLPLRDAHLRALLMATVEIDLEELSETEHDFLNAYFNKLKLLNTSLHRSIASATKIENCAGDGFTKYVVQELLKRWSKISLMSAVEAGLDVLSHSIRHSSWSEFDDNLLKEQLKRENSPDIVEWLVGSLTWNHWKSKNISYFLDKRTIQLVSGASMIFSAPKIQWVQIFGRLNLNVSAGSSDDGLRETIELLLVGCITSRWTSLIEYMVSVCYDCKNISEQYHEVCNLLYGRSTAPTSKQEAMLWLCS, from the exons ATGGGCTGGAACCACCCACACATCTCCTTGGAGCAACTCTTAAATCTGATCAAAGGGTTTGTAGATATACTGCTTCTGCTTTCTGGGTATCAATCCTCTGGTCGACTTGCCCAATGGGACTCCAACAACATCAAAAAAGCCTTCCAATGGGGCCTCTTCTTTGAGAAG GTCCTTGGAAGTTTTGGCTGCTCAGATGATTATGGGGGATCTATGGAGGAGCTTGATGCAGCTCTATCTGAAATGACATCTGCTGCTTCTCTTCCTAAG GGGCTTGCACATCTTTCATCTGCTAATCTTACTACTGCACGGCACTTTGTATTAGACCATCTCATTCATACCTTACCGTTGAGGGATGCGCATCTCAGAGCGTTGCTGATGGCAACTGTAGAGATTGATCTTGAAGAGCTATCAGAAACTGAGCATGATTTTCTGAATGCATACTTCAACAAGTTGAAGTTGCTGAATACATCGCTTCACCGAAGCATTGCATCAGCTACGAAGATTGAAAATTGTGCTGGTGATGGTTTCACCAAGTATGTGGTGCAAGAGCTCTTGAAGCGGTGGTCTAAAATTTCTTTAATGTCAGCGGTTGAGGCAGGCTTAGATGTTCTTTCTCATAGTATCAGACATAGCAGTTGGAGCGAGTTTGATGATAATTTGTTAAAAGAACAACTAAAGCGTGAAAATTCTCCAGA CATTGTAGAGTGGTTGGTTGGTTCTCTGACATGGAATCACTGGAAATCAAAGAATATCTCCTATTTTCTTGATAAGAGAACTATTCAATTGGTCTCCGGTGCCAGCATGATATTTTCTGCCCCTAAGATTCAGTGGGTACAAATATTTGGACGGCTGAATTTGAATGTTTCAGCAGGAAGCAGTGATGATGGTCTGCGCGAAACAATT GAGCTCTTGTTAGTAGGGTGCATTACAAGCAGATGGACTTCTCTAATCGAATATATGGTGTCAGTTTGTTATGATtgcaaaaatatttcagaGCAATATCATGAAGTGTGCAACTTACTTTATGGAAGATCTACAGCTCCTACATCTAAACAGGAAGCA atGCTGTGGCTGTGCTCATGA
- the LOC117638805 gene encoding uncharacterized protein LOC117638805 isoform X4 translates to MGWNHPHISLEQLLNLIKGFVDILLLLSGYQSSGRLAQWDSNNIKKAFQWGLFFEKVLGSFGCSDDYGGSMEELDAALSEMTSAASLPKGLAHLSSANLTTARHFVLDHLIHTLPLRDAHLRALLMATVEIDLEELSETEHDFLNAYFNKLKLLNTSLHRSIASATKIENCAGDGFTKYVVQELLKRWSKISLMSAVEAGLDVLSHSIRHSSWSEFDDNLLKEQLKRENSPDIVEWLVGSLTWNHWKSKNISYFLDKRTIQLVSGASMIFSAPKIQWVQIFGRLNLNVSAGSSDDGLRETIELLLVGCITSRWTSLIEYMVSVCYDCKNISEQYHEVCNLLYGRSTAPTSKQEAVSSKMLWLCS, encoded by the exons ATGGGCTGGAACCACCCACACATCTCCTTGGAGCAACTCTTAAATCTGATCAAAGGGTTTGTAGATATACTGCTTCTGCTTTCTGGGTATCAATCCTCTGGTCGACTTGCCCAATGGGACTCCAACAACATCAAAAAAGCCTTCCAATGGGGCCTCTTCTTTGAGAAG GTCCTTGGAAGTTTTGGCTGCTCAGATGATTATGGGGGATCTATGGAGGAGCTTGATGCAGCTCTATCTGAAATGACATCTGCTGCTTCTCTTCCTAAG GGGCTTGCACATCTTTCATCTGCTAATCTTACTACTGCACGGCACTTTGTATTAGACCATCTCATTCATACCTTACCGTTGAGGGATGCGCATCTCAGAGCGTTGCTGATGGCAACTGTAGAGATTGATCTTGAAGAGCTATCAGAAACTGAGCATGATTTTCTGAATGCATACTTCAACAAGTTGAAGTTGCTGAATACATCGCTTCACCGAAGCATTGCATCAGCTACGAAGATTGAAAATTGTGCTGGTGATGGTTTCACCAAGTATGTGGTGCAAGAGCTCTTGAAGCGGTGGTCTAAAATTTCTTTAATGTCAGCGGTTGAGGCAGGCTTAGATGTTCTTTCTCATAGTATCAGACATAGCAGTTGGAGCGAGTTTGATGATAATTTGTTAAAAGAACAACTAAAGCGTGAAAATTCTCCAGA CATTGTAGAGTGGTTGGTTGGTTCTCTGACATGGAATCACTGGAAATCAAAGAATATCTCCTATTTTCTTGATAAGAGAACTATTCAATTGGTCTCCGGTGCCAGCATGATATTTTCTGCCCCTAAGATTCAGTGGGTACAAATATTTGGACGGCTGAATTTGAATGTTTCAGCAGGAAGCAGTGATGATGGTCTGCGCGAAACAATT GAGCTCTTGTTAGTAGGGTGCATTACAAGCAGATGGACTTCTCTAATCGAATATATGGTGTCAGTTTGTTATGATtgcaaaaatatttcagaGCAATATCATGAAGTGTGCAACTTACTTTATGGAAGATCTACAGCTCCTACATCTAAACAGGAAGCAGTGAGTTCAAAG atGCTGTGGCTGTGCTCATGA
- the LOC117638808 gene encoding acid phosphatase 1, translating to MGKLTGFLIFSSLFTGLVVAADWNILKNQKNKNNGVGDGLKKYCESWRINVEVNNIRGFDVVPQECVQYIQKYMTSSQYKADSEKALEEVTFYLSSCCTLEGDGKDAWIFDVDETLLSTIPYFKTHGFGGEKINATSMEAWMRESKAPALGHTLKLFHEIKNRGLKIFLISSRRENLRSSSVDNLIKVGYHGWTGLILRGLEDEFMEVQKYKSKARHRLVDEGYLIWGIIGDQWSSFEGLPIAKRTFKLPNSMYYN from the exons ATGGGAAAACTCACAGgatttctaattttttcaaGCCTCTTCACAGGCTTAGTGGTTGCAGCAGATTGGAACATTTtgaaaaaccagaaaaacaagaacaatggGGTAGGAGATGGCTTGAAGAAGTACTGTGAGAGTTGGAGGATCAATGTGGAAGTGAACAACATTAGAGGTTTTGATGTGGTGCCCCAAGAATGTGTCCAGTACATTCAGAAATACATGACATCCTCTCAGTACAAGGCTGATTCAGAGAAGGCCTTGGAGGAGGTCACTTTCTACTTGAGCAGCTGCTGCACATTGGAAGGTGATGGCAAAGATGCATGGATTTTTGATGTTGATGAGACACTTCTCTCCACCATTCCTTACTTCAAGACACATGGTTTTGG GGGAGAGAAGATCAATGCAACTTCTATGGAGGCATGGATGAGAGAGAGTAAGGCACCAGCTCTTGGGCACACACTGAAGCTCTTCCATGAGATCAAAAACAGAGgacttaaaatatttttaatctcTTCAAGAAGGGAAAACCTTAGATCCTCAAGTGTGGACAATCTCATTAAGGTTGGATACCATGGATGGACTGGTCTTATATTAAG GGGTCTTGAAGATGAGTTCATGGAAGtgcaaaaatacaagtctAAGGCAAGGCACAGATTGGTTGATGAAGGCTACCTCATCTGGGGCATCATTGGAGATCAATGGAGCAGCTTTGAGGGCCTTCCAATTGCAAAAAGGACATTCAAATTACCCAATTCCATGTACTACAATTAG
- the LOC117638805 gene encoding uncharacterized protein LOC117638805 isoform X2 translates to MGWNHPHISLEQLLNLIKGFVDILLLLSGYQSSGRLAQWDSNNIKKAFQWGLFFEKVLGSFGCSDDYGGSMEELDAALSEMTSAASLPKGLAHLSSANLTTARHFVLDHLIHTLPLRDAHLRALLMATVEIDLEELSETEHDFLNAYFNKLKLLNTSLHRSIASATKIENCAGDGFTKYVVQELLKRWSKISLMSAVEAGLDVLSHSIRHSSWSEFDDNLLKEQLKRENSPDIVEWLVGSLTWNHWKSKNISYFLDKRTIQLVSGASMIFSAPKIQWVQIFGRLNLNVSAGSSDDGLRETIELLLVGCITSRWTSLIEYMVSVCYDCKNISEQYHEVCNLLYGRSTAPTSKQEAESNILEYLSGLLGSQLPQLWKMSPSLVAVAIPSRSPLFRLYLSEIQIQFRGEFSTMRCCGCAHDMKEHNDCELAERIWCLYIFHVCGSHLFV, encoded by the exons ATGGGCTGGAACCACCCACACATCTCCTTGGAGCAACTCTTAAATCTGATCAAAGGGTTTGTAGATATACTGCTTCTGCTTTCTGGGTATCAATCCTCTGGTCGACTTGCCCAATGGGACTCCAACAACATCAAAAAAGCCTTCCAATGGGGCCTCTTCTTTGAGAAG GTCCTTGGAAGTTTTGGCTGCTCAGATGATTATGGGGGATCTATGGAGGAGCTTGATGCAGCTCTATCTGAAATGACATCTGCTGCTTCTCTTCCTAAG GGGCTTGCACATCTTTCATCTGCTAATCTTACTACTGCACGGCACTTTGTATTAGACCATCTCATTCATACCTTACCGTTGAGGGATGCGCATCTCAGAGCGTTGCTGATGGCAACTGTAGAGATTGATCTTGAAGAGCTATCAGAAACTGAGCATGATTTTCTGAATGCATACTTCAACAAGTTGAAGTTGCTGAATACATCGCTTCACCGAAGCATTGCATCAGCTACGAAGATTGAAAATTGTGCTGGTGATGGTTTCACCAAGTATGTGGTGCAAGAGCTCTTGAAGCGGTGGTCTAAAATTTCTTTAATGTCAGCGGTTGAGGCAGGCTTAGATGTTCTTTCTCATAGTATCAGACATAGCAGTTGGAGCGAGTTTGATGATAATTTGTTAAAAGAACAACTAAAGCGTGAAAATTCTCCAGA CATTGTAGAGTGGTTGGTTGGTTCTCTGACATGGAATCACTGGAAATCAAAGAATATCTCCTATTTTCTTGATAAGAGAACTATTCAATTGGTCTCCGGTGCCAGCATGATATTTTCTGCCCCTAAGATTCAGTGGGTACAAATATTTGGACGGCTGAATTTGAATGTTTCAGCAGGAAGCAGTGATGATGGTCTGCGCGAAACAATT GAGCTCTTGTTAGTAGGGTGCATTACAAGCAGATGGACTTCTCTAATCGAATATATGGTGTCAGTTTGTTATGATtgcaaaaatatttcagaGCAATATCATGAAGTGTGCAACTTACTTTATGGAAGATCTACAGCTCCTACATCTAAACAGGAAGCA GAAAGTAACATTCTTGAATATTTGAGTGGACTTCTGGGAAGTCAGCTGCCTCAGTTGTGGAAAATGTCCCCATCCCTTGTAGCCGTTGCAATTCCATCCCG GTCACCCTTGTTTAGACTTTATTTGAGCGAAATTCAGATTCAGTTTAGAGGAGAGTTTTCAACAATGAG atGCTGTGGCTGTGCTCATGATATGAAGGAGCATAATGACT GTGAGCTTGCTGAGAGAATTTGGTGCCTttacatttttcatgtttgtggCTCCCACCTGTTTGTCTGA
- the LOC117638805 gene encoding uncharacterized protein LOC117638805 isoform X3 — MEELDAALSEMTSAASLPKGLAHLSSANLTTARHFVLDHLIHTLPLRDAHLRALLMATVEIDLEELSETEHDFLNAYFNKLKLLNTSLHRSIASATKIENCAGDGFTKYVVQELLKRWSKISLMSAVEAGLDVLSHSIRHSSWSEFDDNLLKEQLKRENSPDIVEWLVGSLTWNHWKSKNISYFLDKRTIQLVSGASMIFSAPKIQWVQIFGRLNLNVSAGSSDDGLRETIELLLVGCITSRWTSLIEYMVSVCYDCKNISEQYHEVCNLLYGRSTAPTSKQEAVSSKESNILEYLSGLLGSQLPQLWKMSPSLVAVAIPSRSPLFRLYLSEIQIQFRGEFSTMRCCGCAHDMKEHNDCELAERIWCLYIFHVCGSHLFV; from the exons ATGGAGGAGCTTGATGCAGCTCTATCTGAAATGACATCTGCTGCTTCTCTTCCTAAG GGGCTTGCACATCTTTCATCTGCTAATCTTACTACTGCACGGCACTTTGTATTAGACCATCTCATTCATACCTTACCGTTGAGGGATGCGCATCTCAGAGCGTTGCTGATGGCAACTGTAGAGATTGATCTTGAAGAGCTATCAGAAACTGAGCATGATTTTCTGAATGCATACTTCAACAAGTTGAAGTTGCTGAATACATCGCTTCACCGAAGCATTGCATCAGCTACGAAGATTGAAAATTGTGCTGGTGATGGTTTCACCAAGTATGTGGTGCAAGAGCTCTTGAAGCGGTGGTCTAAAATTTCTTTAATGTCAGCGGTTGAGGCAGGCTTAGATGTTCTTTCTCATAGTATCAGACATAGCAGTTGGAGCGAGTTTGATGATAATTTGTTAAAAGAACAACTAAAGCGTGAAAATTCTCCAGA CATTGTAGAGTGGTTGGTTGGTTCTCTGACATGGAATCACTGGAAATCAAAGAATATCTCCTATTTTCTTGATAAGAGAACTATTCAATTGGTCTCCGGTGCCAGCATGATATTTTCTGCCCCTAAGATTCAGTGGGTACAAATATTTGGACGGCTGAATTTGAATGTTTCAGCAGGAAGCAGTGATGATGGTCTGCGCGAAACAATT GAGCTCTTGTTAGTAGGGTGCATTACAAGCAGATGGACTTCTCTAATCGAATATATGGTGTCAGTTTGTTATGATtgcaaaaatatttcagaGCAATATCATGAAGTGTGCAACTTACTTTATGGAAGATCTACAGCTCCTACATCTAAACAGGAAGCAGTGAGTTCAAAG GAAAGTAACATTCTTGAATATTTGAGTGGACTTCTGGGAAGTCAGCTGCCTCAGTTGTGGAAAATGTCCCCATCCCTTGTAGCCGTTGCAATTCCATCCCG GTCACCCTTGTTTAGACTTTATTTGAGCGAAATTCAGATTCAGTTTAGAGGAGAGTTTTCAACAATGAG atGCTGTGGCTGTGCTCATGATATGAAGGAGCATAATGACT GTGAGCTTGCTGAGAGAATTTGGTGCCTttacatttttcatgtttgtggCTCCCACCTGTTTGTCTGA
- the LOC117638805 gene encoding uncharacterized protein LOC117638805 isoform X6, with protein sequence MGWNHPHISLEQLLNLIKGFVDILLLLSGYQSSGRLAQWDSNNIKKAFQWGLFFEKVLGSFGCSDDYGGSMEELDAALSEMTSAASLPKGLAHLSSANLTTARHFVLDHLIHTLPLRDAHLRALLMATVEIDLEELSETEHDFLNAYFNKLKLLNTSLHRSIASATKIENCAGDGFTKYVVQELLKRWSKISLMSAVEAGLDVLSHSIRHSSWSEFDDNLLKEQLKRENSPDIVEWLVGSLTWNHWKSKNISYFLDKRTIQLVSGASMIFSAPKIQWVQIFGRLNLNVSAGSSDDGLRETIELLLVGCITSRWTSLIEYMVSVCYDCKNISEQYHEVCNLLYGRSTAPTSKQEAVSSK encoded by the exons ATGGGCTGGAACCACCCACACATCTCCTTGGAGCAACTCTTAAATCTGATCAAAGGGTTTGTAGATATACTGCTTCTGCTTTCTGGGTATCAATCCTCTGGTCGACTTGCCCAATGGGACTCCAACAACATCAAAAAAGCCTTCCAATGGGGCCTCTTCTTTGAGAAG GTCCTTGGAAGTTTTGGCTGCTCAGATGATTATGGGGGATCTATGGAGGAGCTTGATGCAGCTCTATCTGAAATGACATCTGCTGCTTCTCTTCCTAAG GGGCTTGCACATCTTTCATCTGCTAATCTTACTACTGCACGGCACTTTGTATTAGACCATCTCATTCATACCTTACCGTTGAGGGATGCGCATCTCAGAGCGTTGCTGATGGCAACTGTAGAGATTGATCTTGAAGAGCTATCAGAAACTGAGCATGATTTTCTGAATGCATACTTCAACAAGTTGAAGTTGCTGAATACATCGCTTCACCGAAGCATTGCATCAGCTACGAAGATTGAAAATTGTGCTGGTGATGGTTTCACCAAGTATGTGGTGCAAGAGCTCTTGAAGCGGTGGTCTAAAATTTCTTTAATGTCAGCGGTTGAGGCAGGCTTAGATGTTCTTTCTCATAGTATCAGACATAGCAGTTGGAGCGAGTTTGATGATAATTTGTTAAAAGAACAACTAAAGCGTGAAAATTCTCCAGA CATTGTAGAGTGGTTGGTTGGTTCTCTGACATGGAATCACTGGAAATCAAAGAATATCTCCTATTTTCTTGATAAGAGAACTATTCAATTGGTCTCCGGTGCCAGCATGATATTTTCTGCCCCTAAGATTCAGTGGGTACAAATATTTGGACGGCTGAATTTGAATGTTTCAGCAGGAAGCAGTGATGATGGTCTGCGCGAAACAATT GAGCTCTTGTTAGTAGGGTGCATTACAAGCAGATGGACTTCTCTAATCGAATATATGGTGTCAGTTTGTTATGATtgcaaaaatatttcagaGCAATATCATGAAGTGTGCAACTTACTTTATGGAAGATCTACAGCTCCTACATCTAAACAGGAAGCAGTGAGTTCAAAG TAA
- the LOC117638805 gene encoding uncharacterized protein LOC117638805 isoform X1, with protein sequence MGWNHPHISLEQLLNLIKGFVDILLLLSGYQSSGRLAQWDSNNIKKAFQWGLFFEKVLGSFGCSDDYGGSMEELDAALSEMTSAASLPKGLAHLSSANLTTARHFVLDHLIHTLPLRDAHLRALLMATVEIDLEELSETEHDFLNAYFNKLKLLNTSLHRSIASATKIENCAGDGFTKYVVQELLKRWSKISLMSAVEAGLDVLSHSIRHSSWSEFDDNLLKEQLKRENSPDIVEWLVGSLTWNHWKSKNISYFLDKRTIQLVSGASMIFSAPKIQWVQIFGRLNLNVSAGSSDDGLRETIELLLVGCITSRWTSLIEYMVSVCYDCKNISEQYHEVCNLLYGRSTAPTSKQEAVSSKESNILEYLSGLLGSQLPQLWKMSPSLVAVAIPSRSPLFRLYLSEIQIQFRGEFSTMRCCGCAHDMKEHNDCELAERIWCLYIFHVCGSHLFV encoded by the exons ATGGGCTGGAACCACCCACACATCTCCTTGGAGCAACTCTTAAATCTGATCAAAGGGTTTGTAGATATACTGCTTCTGCTTTCTGGGTATCAATCCTCTGGTCGACTTGCCCAATGGGACTCCAACAACATCAAAAAAGCCTTCCAATGGGGCCTCTTCTTTGAGAAG GTCCTTGGAAGTTTTGGCTGCTCAGATGATTATGGGGGATCTATGGAGGAGCTTGATGCAGCTCTATCTGAAATGACATCTGCTGCTTCTCTTCCTAAG GGGCTTGCACATCTTTCATCTGCTAATCTTACTACTGCACGGCACTTTGTATTAGACCATCTCATTCATACCTTACCGTTGAGGGATGCGCATCTCAGAGCGTTGCTGATGGCAACTGTAGAGATTGATCTTGAAGAGCTATCAGAAACTGAGCATGATTTTCTGAATGCATACTTCAACAAGTTGAAGTTGCTGAATACATCGCTTCACCGAAGCATTGCATCAGCTACGAAGATTGAAAATTGTGCTGGTGATGGTTTCACCAAGTATGTGGTGCAAGAGCTCTTGAAGCGGTGGTCTAAAATTTCTTTAATGTCAGCGGTTGAGGCAGGCTTAGATGTTCTTTCTCATAGTATCAGACATAGCAGTTGGAGCGAGTTTGATGATAATTTGTTAAAAGAACAACTAAAGCGTGAAAATTCTCCAGA CATTGTAGAGTGGTTGGTTGGTTCTCTGACATGGAATCACTGGAAATCAAAGAATATCTCCTATTTTCTTGATAAGAGAACTATTCAATTGGTCTCCGGTGCCAGCATGATATTTTCTGCCCCTAAGATTCAGTGGGTACAAATATTTGGACGGCTGAATTTGAATGTTTCAGCAGGAAGCAGTGATGATGGTCTGCGCGAAACAATT GAGCTCTTGTTAGTAGGGTGCATTACAAGCAGATGGACTTCTCTAATCGAATATATGGTGTCAGTTTGTTATGATtgcaaaaatatttcagaGCAATATCATGAAGTGTGCAACTTACTTTATGGAAGATCTACAGCTCCTACATCTAAACAGGAAGCAGTGAGTTCAAAG GAAAGTAACATTCTTGAATATTTGAGTGGACTTCTGGGAAGTCAGCTGCCTCAGTTGTGGAAAATGTCCCCATCCCTTGTAGCCGTTGCAATTCCATCCCG GTCACCCTTGTTTAGACTTTATTTGAGCGAAATTCAGATTCAGTTTAGAGGAGAGTTTTCAACAATGAG atGCTGTGGCTGTGCTCATGATATGAAGGAGCATAATGACT GTGAGCTTGCTGAGAGAATTTGGTGCCTttacatttttcatgtttgtggCTCCCACCTGTTTGTCTGA